The following are from one region of the Papio anubis isolate 15944 unplaced genomic scaffold, Panubis1.0 scaffold247, whole genome shotgun sequence genome:
- the LOC116272889 gene encoding mitochondrial chaperone BCS1 isoform X3, protein MYTAVGSEWRPFGYPRRRRPLNSVVLQQGLADRIVRDVQEFIDNPKWYTDRGIPYRRGYLLYGPPGCGKSSFITALAGELEHSICLLSLTDSSLSDDRLNHLLSVAPQQSLVLLEDVDAAFLSRDLAVENPVKYQGLGRLTFSGLLNALDGVASTEARIVFMTTNHVDRLDPALIRPGRVDLKEYVGYCSHWQLSQMFQRFYPGQAPSLAEDFAERVLQATTQISPAQVQGYFMLYKNDPVGAIHNAESLRR, encoded by the exons ATGTACACAGCTGTGGGCTCTGAATGGCGTCCCTTTGGCTATCCACGCCGCCGGCGACCACTGAATTCTGTGGTTCTGCAACAGGGTCTGGCTGACCGAATTGTCAGAGATGTCCAGGAATTCATCGATAACCCCAAGTGGTACACTGACAGAG GCATTCCCTACAGACGTGGCTACCTGCTTTATGGGCCCCCTGGTTGCGGAAAGAGCAGTTTTAT CACAGCCCTGGCTGGGGAACTGGAGCACAGCATCTGCCTGCTGAGCCTCACGGACTCTAGCCTCTCTGATGACCGGCTCAACCACCTGCTGAGCGTGGCCCCGCAGCAGAGCCTGGTGCTCCTGGAGGATGTGGATGCTGCTTTTCTCAGTCGAGACTTGGCTGTGGAGA ACCCAGTCAAGTACCAAGGCCTAGGTCGCCTCACCTTCAGTGGACTGCTCAATGCCTTGGATGGTGTGGCTTCCACTGAGGCCCGCATTGTGTTCATGACCACCAACCACGTTGACAG GCTGGACCCCGCCCTGATACGCCCCGGGCGAGTGGACCTGAAGGAGTATGTGGGCTACTGCTCACACTGGCAGCTGTCCCAGATGTTCCAGAGGTTCTATCCAGGGCAGGCACCTTCCTTAGCTGAGGACTTTGCAGAACGTGTCCTTCAAGCTACAACCCAGATCAGTCCTGCCCAGGTGCAGGGCTACTTCATGCTGTATAAAAATGACCCTGTGGGGGCAATTCACAATGCTGAGTCTCTGAGGAGGTGA
- the LOC116272889 gene encoding mitochondrial chaperone BCS1 isoform X1 → MPLSDFILALKDNPYFGAGFGLVGVGTALALARKGAQLGLVAFRRHYMITLEVPARDRSYAWLLSWLTRHSTRTQHLSVETSYLQHESGRISTKFEFVPSPGNHFIWYRGKWIRVERSREMQMIDLQTGTPWESVTFTALGTDRKVFFNILEEARELALQQEEGKTVMYTAVGSEWRPFGYPRRRRPLNSVVLQQGLADRIVRDVQEFIDNPKWYTDRGIPYRRGYLLYGPPGCGKSSFITALAGELEHSICLLSLTDSSLSDDRLNHLLSVAPQQSLVLLEDVDAAFLSRDLAVENPVKYQGLGRLTFSGLLNALDGVASTEARIVFMTTNHVDRLDPALIRPGRVDLKEYVGYCSHWQLSQMFQRFYPGQAPSLAEDFAERVLQATTQISPAQVQGYFMLYKNDPVGAIHNAESLRR, encoded by the exons ATGCCACTTTCAGACTTTATTCTGGCCCTGAAGGACAATCCCTACTTTGGGGCTGGATTTGGGCTGGTGGGTGTGGGCACAGCCCTGGCCTTGGCCCGGAAGGGTGCccaactgggcctggtggcattcCGGCGCCATTACATGATCACACTGGAAGTCCCTGCTCGAGACAGGAGCTATGCCTGGTTGCTTAGCTGGCTCACCCGCCACAGTACCCGTACTCAGCACCTCAGTGTCGAGACTTCGTACCTTCAGCATGAGAGCGGCCGCATTTCCACTAAGTTTGAATTTGTCCCCAGCCCTGGAAACCACTTTATCTG GTATCGGGGGAAATGGATCCGGGTAGAACGAAGTCGAGAGATGCAGATGATAGACTTGCAGACGGGAACTCCTTGGGAATCTGTCACCTTCACGGCCCTGGGCACTGACCGAAAGGTTTTCTTCAACATCCTGGAGGAAG CTCGAGAGCTAGCCTTGcagcaggaggaagggaagacCGTGATGTACACAGCTGTGGGCTCTGAATGGCGTCCCTTTGGCTATCCACGCCGCCGGCGACCACTGAATTCTGTGGTTCTGCAACAGGGTCTGGCTGACCGAATTGTCAGAGATGTCCAGGAATTCATCGATAACCCCAAGTGGTACACTGACAGAG GCATTCCCTACAGACGTGGCTACCTGCTTTATGGGCCCCCTGGTTGCGGAAAGAGCAGTTTTAT CACAGCCCTGGCTGGGGAACTGGAGCACAGCATCTGCCTGCTGAGCCTCACGGACTCTAGCCTCTCTGATGACCGGCTCAACCACCTGCTGAGCGTGGCCCCGCAGCAGAGCCTGGTGCTCCTGGAGGATGTGGATGCTGCTTTTCTCAGTCGAGACTTGGCTGTGGAGA ACCCAGTCAAGTACCAAGGCCTAGGTCGCCTCACCTTCAGTGGACTGCTCAATGCCTTGGATGGTGTGGCTTCCACTGAGGCCCGCATTGTGTTCATGACCACCAACCACGTTGACAG GCTGGACCCCGCCCTGATACGCCCCGGGCGAGTGGACCTGAAGGAGTATGTGGGCTACTGCTCACACTGGCAGCTGTCCCAGATGTTCCAGAGGTTCTATCCAGGGCAGGCACCTTCCTTAGCTGAGGACTTTGCAGAACGTGTCCTTCAAGCTACAACCCAGATCAGTCCTGCCCAGGTGCAGGGCTACTTCATGCTGTATAAAAATGACCCTGTGGGGGCAATTCACAATGCTGAGTCTCTGAGGAGGTGA
- the LOC116272892 gene encoding E3 ubiquitin-protein ligase RNF25 → MAASASAAAGEEDWVLPSEVEVLESIYLDELQVIKGNGRTSPWEIYITLHPATAEDQDSQYVCFTLVLQVPAEYPHEVPQISIRNPRGLSDEQIHTILQALGHVAKAGLGAAMLYELIEKGKEILTDNNIPHGQCVICLYGFQEKEAFTKTPCYHYFHCHCLARYIQHMEQELKAQGQEQEQERQHAATKQKEVGVQCPVCREPLVYDLASLKAAPEPQQPMELYQPSAESLRQQEERKRLYQRQQERGGIIDLEAERNRYFISLQQPPTPAEPESAVDVSKGSQPPSTLAAELSTLSAVQSTLPTPLPVATQYMCEKIPGAGSNQQRLGETQKAMLDPPKPSRGPWRQPERRHPKGGECHAPKGTRDTQELPSPEGPLKEPMDLKPEPHSQGVEGPPQEKGPGSWQGPPSRRTRDCVRWERSKGRTPGSSYPRLPRGQGAYRPGTRREPLGLESEDGS, encoded by the exons GGTCCTTCCCTCTGAAGTTGAAGTGTTGGAGTCCATCTATCTGGATGAACTACAGGTGATTAAAGGAAATGGCAG AACTTCACCGTGGGAGATCTACATCACTTTGCATCCTGCCACTGCAGAGGACCAGGATTCACAGTATGTCTGCTTCACTCTGGTGCTTCAGGTCCCAGCAGAG TATCCCCATGAGGTGCCACAGATCTCTATCCGAAATCCCCGAGGACTTTCAGATGAACAGATCCACAC GATCTTACAAGCGCTGGGCCATGTGGCCAAGGCCGGGCTGGGCGCAGCGATGCTCTATGAACTCATTGAG aaagggaaggaaattctcACAGATAACAACATCCCTCATGGCCAGTGTGTCATCTGCCTCTATGGTTTCCAG GAGAAGGAGGCCTTTACCAAAACACCCTGTTACCACTACTTCCACTGCCACTGCCTTGCTCGGTACATCCAGCACATGGAGCAAGAGCTGAAGGCACAAGGACAGGAGCAGGAACAGGAACGGCAGCATGCTGCAACCAAACAG aAGGAAGTCGGTGTGCAGTGTCCAGTGTGCAGAGAGCCCCTCGTTTATGATCTTGCCTCGCTGAAAGCAGCCCCTGAACCCCAACAGCCCATG GAGCTGTACCAGCCCAGTGCAGAGAGCTTGCGCCAGCAAGAAGAACGCAAGCGGCTCTACCAGAGGCAGCAGGAACGGGGGGGAATCATTGACCTTGAGGCTGAGCGAAACCGTTACTTCATCAGCCTTCAGCAG CCTCCTACCCCTGCGGAACCTGAGTCAGCTGTAGATGTCTCCAAAGGATCCCAACCACCCAGCACCCTTGCAGCAGAACTGTCCACCTTATCAGCTGTCCAGTCCACCTTGCCAACTCCTCTGCCTGTGGCAACCCAGTACATGTGTGAGAAGATTCCAGGGGCTGGGTCAAATCAGCAAAGGTTGGGCGAAACCCAGAAAGCTATGCTAGATCCCCCCAAGCCCAGTCGAGGTCCCTGGCGACAGCCCGAACGGAGGCACCCAAAGGGAGGGGAGTGCCACGCCCCTAAAGGTACCCGTGACACCCAGGAACTGCCATCTCCTGAGGGGCCCCTCAAGGAGCCCATGGACCTAAAGCCAGAACCCCATAGCCAAGGAGTTGAAGGTCCTCCACAAGAGAAGGGGCCTGGCAGCTGGCAGGGCCCCCCATCCCGCAGGACTCGGGACTGTGTTCGCTGGGAGCGCTCTAAAGGCCGGACACCGGGTTCTTCCTACCCCCGCCTGCCTCGGGGCCAGGGAGCATACCGGCCTGGTACTCGGAGGGAGCCCCTGGGCCTGGAATCTGAGGATGGTTCCTAG
- the LOC116272889 gene encoding mitochondrial chaperone BCS1 isoform X2, with the protein MQMIDLQTGTPWESVTFTALGTDRKVFFNILEEARELALQQEEGKTVMYTAVGSEWRPFGYPRRRRPLNSVVLQQGLADRIVRDVQEFIDNPKWYTDRGIPYRRGYLLYGPPGCGKSSFITALAGELEHSICLLSLTDSSLSDDRLNHLLSVAPQQSLVLLEDVDAAFLSRDLAVENPVKYQGLGRLTFSGLLNALDGVASTEARIVFMTTNHVDRLDPALIRPGRVDLKEYVGYCSHWQLSQMFQRFYPGQAPSLAEDFAERVLQATTQISPAQVQGYFMLYKNDPVGAIHNAESLRR; encoded by the exons ATGCAGATGATAGACTTGCAGACGGGAACTCCTTGGGAATCTGTCACCTTCACGGCCCTGGGCACTGACCGAAAGGTTTTCTTCAACATCCTGGAGGAAG CTCGAGAGCTAGCCTTGcagcaggaggaagggaagacCGTGATGTACACAGCTGTGGGCTCTGAATGGCGTCCCTTTGGCTATCCACGCCGCCGGCGACCACTGAATTCTGTGGTTCTGCAACAGGGTCTGGCTGACCGAATTGTCAGAGATGTCCAGGAATTCATCGATAACCCCAAGTGGTACACTGACAGAG GCATTCCCTACAGACGTGGCTACCTGCTTTATGGGCCCCCTGGTTGCGGAAAGAGCAGTTTTAT CACAGCCCTGGCTGGGGAACTGGAGCACAGCATCTGCCTGCTGAGCCTCACGGACTCTAGCCTCTCTGATGACCGGCTCAACCACCTGCTGAGCGTGGCCCCGCAGCAGAGCCTGGTGCTCCTGGAGGATGTGGATGCTGCTTTTCTCAGTCGAGACTTGGCTGTGGAGA ACCCAGTCAAGTACCAAGGCCTAGGTCGCCTCACCTTCAGTGGACTGCTCAATGCCTTGGATGGTGTGGCTTCCACTGAGGCCCGCATTGTGTTCATGACCACCAACCACGTTGACAG GCTGGACCCCGCCCTGATACGCCCCGGGCGAGTGGACCTGAAGGAGTATGTGGGCTACTGCTCACACTGGCAGCTGTCCCAGATGTTCCAGAGGTTCTATCCAGGGCAGGCACCTTCCTTAGCTGAGGACTTTGCAGAACGTGTCCTTCAAGCTACAACCCAGATCAGTCCTGCCCAGGTGCAGGGCTACTTCATGCTGTATAAAAATGACCCTGTGGGGGCAATTCACAATGCTGAGTCTCTGAGGAGGTGA